Proteins from a single region of Leuconostoc gasicomitatum LMG 18811:
- a CDS encoding ParA family protein — MAQIIALANQKGGVGKTTTSVNLGAALAQAGKRVLLVDIDAQGNATSGSGVDKSELARDSYDVMVDLVPIREVIVPTDNYDLVPATIQLSGAEIELAGQEKREYRLKKALSEVNDDYDFILIDNPPALGLLTVNAFTASDAILIPVQTEFYALEGLGQLLNTIELVRQQFNADLDISGILLTMYDGRTNLAKQVSEEVRNYFGDKVYTTVIPRSVRLSEAPSYGQAIIDFDPRSIGSKVYSELAQEVLKQYGN; from the coding sequence ATGGCACAAATAATTGCATTAGCCAACCAAAAAGGTGGCGTCGGAAAAACAACGACAAGCGTTAACTTAGGTGCAGCATTGGCACAAGCTGGTAAACGTGTGTTACTGGTAGATATAGACGCGCAAGGAAATGCTACAAGTGGCTCTGGTGTCGATAAGTCTGAATTGGCGCGTGATAGCTATGATGTTATGGTTGATCTTGTACCCATAAGAGAAGTTATTGTGCCAACAGATAATTACGATTTAGTACCGGCTACAATTCAGTTGTCCGGGGCAGAAATTGAGTTGGCAGGTCAAGAAAAACGTGAATATCGCTTAAAAAAAGCGTTATCAGAGGTCAATGATGATTACGATTTTATTTTGATAGATAATCCACCGGCTCTAGGCTTATTGACTGTTAATGCTTTTACAGCGTCTGATGCGATTCTTATTCCTGTTCAAACCGAATTCTATGCGTTAGAAGGACTAGGACAGTTGCTAAATACGATTGAACTAGTTCGTCAACAGTTTAATGCTGATCTAGATATTTCAGGTATTTTACTGACCATGTATGACGGTCGCACAAATTTGGCCAAACAAGTTTCTGAGGAAGTACGTAATTATTTCGGCGACAAGGTTTACACGACCGTTATTCCTCGTTCTGTACGTTTGAGCGAAGCCCCCTCATACGGACAGGCAATTATTGATTTTGATCCACGTTCAATTGGGTCAAAAGTCTATAGTGAGCTTGCACAGGAGGTCTTAAAACAATATGGCAATTAA
- the rsmG gene encoding 16S rRNA (guanine(527)-N(7))-methyltransferase RsmG produces the protein MTVEEFILAVKNAGITLTKHQIQQFEDYFDMLIATNEHVNLTAITEKNDVYLKHFYDSLTVSFYEQDLQTAEKTLIDIGTGAGFPSLPLKIVFPQLKITMVDSLQKRINFLQEVVTTLDLSGVEIIHGRAEDIGQNLRYREAFDYATARAVARTSVLAEYTLPFVKKGGKFIVMKGAAAQQELADGKQALATLGGVLHDEFEFSLPNGDVRYIQIVNKNKKTPKQYPRQAGTPSKKPIG, from the coding sequence TTGACAGTCGAAGAGTTTATTTTAGCAGTTAAAAACGCTGGTATTACTTTAACAAAACATCAAATTCAGCAGTTTGAAGATTATTTTGACATGTTAATCGCCACTAATGAACATGTTAATTTAACGGCTATTACCGAAAAAAATGATGTTTATTTGAAACATTTTTATGATTCACTAACGGTTTCATTTTATGAACAAGATCTTCAGACAGCTGAAAAAACGCTAATTGATATTGGAACAGGCGCAGGTTTTCCGTCCTTACCACTAAAAATTGTTTTCCCACAGTTAAAGATAACAATGGTTGATTCACTTCAAAAGCGCATCAATTTTTTACAAGAAGTAGTGACTACCCTTGATTTATCTGGTGTTGAAATCATTCATGGCCGTGCTGAAGACATTGGTCAAAACTTAAGGTATCGTGAAGCATTTGATTATGCTACGGCACGTGCTGTAGCCCGGACAAGTGTATTAGCTGAGTATACATTACCGTTTGTTAAAAAAGGTGGCAAGTTTATCGTTATGAAGGGTGCCGCTGCACAGCAAGAATTAGCAGATGGGAAACAGGCCTTAGCCACACTAGGCGGGGTGTTGCACGATGAATTTGAATTTTCGTTGCCTAATGGTGATGTGCGGTATATTCAAATTGTAAATAAAAATAAAAAAACACCAAAACAATATCCGAGACAGGCTGGAACGCCTAGTAAAAAACCAATCGGATAA
- the ychF gene encoding redox-regulated ATPase YchF, giving the protein MALTAGIVGLPNVGKSTLFNAITKAGAEMANYPFATIEPNVGMVEVPDDRLARIQEIEPADKIIPTTFEFTDIAGIVKGASQGEGLGNKFLENIRQVNAIIHVVRAFDGDDIIHVNGVVDPLDDIDTINTELILADLETVDKRYAKVVRAARGSDKLAKAELLVLDKIKPTLEAGQSVRSISFTDEEEKLVKGLFLLTSKPVLYVANLAEDDMADPESSRYFNDIKAFAATEKADVIGLSASAEEDIAQLAEEDKAEFLEMAGVTEPGLNKLIRAAYHLLDLRTFFTAGGKETRAWTFKSGMKAPQTAGVIHSDFERGFIRAETIAFDDLNTFGSVKAVKEAGKLRSEGKEYVVNDGDIIEFRFNV; this is encoded by the coding sequence ATGGCACTTACAGCTGGAATTGTCGGCTTGCCAAACGTTGGCAAGTCAACATTATTTAATGCAATAACTAAAGCAGGCGCAGAAATGGCTAATTACCCGTTTGCCACAATTGAACCTAACGTTGGCATGGTGGAGGTACCAGACGATCGTTTAGCACGTATTCAAGAAATAGAGCCTGCAGACAAAATTATACCAACGACATTTGAATTTACTGATATTGCTGGTATTGTAAAAGGTGCCTCACAAGGCGAGGGACTTGGCAATAAGTTTTTGGAAAATATTCGCCAAGTAAACGCTATTATCCATGTTGTGCGTGCTTTTGATGGGGATGATATTATTCATGTTAATGGCGTTGTGGATCCATTAGATGACATTGACACGATTAATACTGAATTGATCTTAGCTGATCTTGAGACAGTGGATAAACGATACGCGAAAGTAGTACGTGCGGCTAGAGGTTCAGATAAGTTAGCTAAAGCAGAATTACTCGTATTAGATAAAATAAAACCGACACTAGAAGCAGGCCAATCTGTTCGCTCGATTAGTTTCACTGATGAAGAAGAAAAATTAGTTAAGGGATTATTTTTGTTAACGAGTAAGCCAGTGCTTTATGTTGCTAATTTGGCAGAAGATGACATGGCTGATCCTGAATCATCACGATATTTTAATGACATAAAGGCTTTTGCTGCAACTGAAAAAGCAGATGTCATTGGTTTGTCTGCTAGTGCTGAGGAAGATATTGCCCAGTTGGCAGAAGAAGATAAAGCAGAATTTTTGGAAATGGCTGGTGTAACAGAACCAGGCTTAAACAAATTAATTCGCGCGGCATACCATTTACTTGATTTAAGAACCTTTTTTACGGCTGGTGGGAAAGAAACACGTGCTTGGACCTTTAAATCTGGTATGAAAGCGCCACAAACAGCTGGTGTGATTCATTCTGATTTCGAACGTGGGTTCATTCGTGCGGAAACGATTGCTTTTGATGATTTGAATACATTTGGATCCGTTAAAGCAGTTAAAGAGGCTGGAAAATTGCGTTCAGAAGGAAAAGAGTATGTTGTTAATGACGGTGACATCATTGAATTCAGATTTAATGTGTAG
- a CDS encoding DUF1129 domain-containing protein has protein sequence MSEKKEQLTKKNEDFIFRFKKLLLQNSQLSTDKIMEVTNEVEQKLIEAQGTGQTAAQLYGTPTQAVQQFLDPKKLAKKLHDYKFWNLAADTSLAILMLFCAVFGLSLFFSKNTNNQGAGIVSLFLIAALGGSIYTAVILKLTPDPKKIKNAKQKNYRWLYLIGAIAAWIIGFIVLGLLPKVINPTLPPVAYIILAVVAYGAFRWNRQYSGLKGGFLAISQLSQQARLEAAQAKK, from the coding sequence ATGTCAGAAAAAAAAGAGCAATTAACGAAAAAAAATGAAGATTTTATCTTTCGTTTTAAAAAATTATTGCTTCAAAATAGTCAATTATCTACTGATAAAATAATGGAAGTCACAAATGAAGTTGAGCAAAAACTCATTGAAGCTCAAGGAACGGGTCAAACAGCAGCACAATTGTATGGCACACCAACTCAAGCTGTACAGCAATTTTTAGATCCTAAAAAATTGGCAAAAAAATTGCATGATTATAAATTTTGGAACTTAGCAGCGGATACATCATTAGCAATTTTAATGTTATTTTGTGCCGTATTTGGCTTGTCTCTATTCTTTTCAAAAAATACTAATAATCAAGGTGCTGGCATTGTTTCTCTATTTTTGATTGCAGCTCTTGGTGGTTCGATTTATACAGCGGTGATTTTGAAACTAACACCTGACCCAAAGAAAATAAAAAATGCCAAGCAAAAAAATTATCGGTGGTTATATTTAATTGGTGCCATCGCCGCATGGATTATTGGTTTCATTGTTCTTGGATTATTGCCAAAAGTCATTAATCCAACTTTGCCACCAGTAGCTTATATTATTTTAGCCGTTGTCGCTTATGGTGCGTTTCGATGGAATCGCCAATATTCTGGTTTGAAAGGTGGATTTTTAGCCATTAGTCAATTATCACAACAAGCACGTTTGGAAGCAGCACAGGCCAAAAAGTAA
- a CDS encoding DUF951 domain-containing protein, whose product MIEPLNYKLNDIVEMKKPHACGTNAWQVTRVGADIKLICTQCGRGIMMSRFDFNKRLKKILVSAEAE is encoded by the coding sequence ATGATAGAACCATTAAATTACAAATTAAATGACATTGTAGAGATGAAAAAGCCTCATGCTTGCGGCACTAATGCATGGCAGGTAACACGTGTCGGTGCAGATATTAAATTGATTTGCACGCAGTGCGGGCGTGGCATTATGATGTCACGTTTTGATTTCAATAAACGATTAAAAAAAATTTTAGTATCAGCTGAGGCTGAATAA
- a CDS encoding ParB/RepB/Spo0J family partition protein → MAIKKGGLGKGLGGLFNANNVTEEALAHTKSVTKKVTDGESIVLIELPDIEVNPFQPRHHFNDDKLQELAQSIKENGVLTPIIVRRYNKKYQIIAGERRVRASKLADLVHISAIIRDVDDDTMAAVALIENLQRDDLDAIEEAQAYDGLMKQLQLTQTQVAEKIGKDRTTVTNALRLLKLPQTVQTLVETDDLSMGHARALLGLKDKTQIEKIAQSIVMQGLNVRQVESLVRNMNDGSTDKTVKTVSPFAMSVATQLEEKFGTKVKVNAGSKGNGKIEINYMSNDDLSRILNLLDIEVD, encoded by the coding sequence ATGGCAATTAAAAAAGGTGGCCTTGGCAAAGGCTTAGGCGGGTTGTTTAATGCAAATAATGTGACTGAAGAAGCCTTAGCACATACAAAATCAGTTACAAAAAAAGTGACAGACGGTGAAAGTATTGTGCTGATTGAGCTGCCTGATATTGAAGTTAATCCATTTCAGCCACGTCATCATTTTAATGACGACAAGCTGCAAGAATTAGCACAGTCTATCAAAGAAAATGGTGTGCTGACACCAATCATTGTACGCCGTTACAACAAAAAATATCAAATCATTGCTGGTGAACGTCGCGTGCGTGCGTCAAAGTTAGCCGATTTAGTACACATTAGCGCTATTATACGAGATGTTGATGATGACACGATGGCTGCTGTTGCTTTAATTGAAAATTTGCAACGTGATGATTTAGATGCCATTGAAGAGGCACAAGCTTATGATGGCTTAATGAAACAGTTGCAATTGACACAAACACAAGTAGCTGAAAAAATTGGGAAAGATCGTACGACTGTAACAAATGCCTTGCGTCTTTTAAAACTACCACAAACTGTACAAACGTTAGTAGAAACTGATGATCTTTCAATGGGACACGCCCGTGCATTATTGGGTTTAAAAGATAAAACACAAATAGAAAAAATAGCACAATCGATTGTTATGCAAGGTTTGAATGTCCGTCAAGTTGAATCACTGGTTAGAAATATGAATGATGGCTCGACAGACAAGACAGTTAAAACAGTCTCACCATTTGCTATGTCAGTAGCAACTCAACTTGAAGAAAAATTTGGCACAAAAGTCAAAGTTAATGCTGGTAGCAAGGGCAATGGTAAAATAGAGATTAACTATATGTCAAATGATGATTTGAGTCGTATTTTAAATTTGCTTGATATTGAGGTTGATTAG
- a CDS encoding response regulator transcription factor — MKILVVDDDIEIAELLEIYLKNEGYEPVMASDGKEAISKLNTNPDIALMVLDVMMPNMNGLEVVKIVRKDSRIPILMLSAKSGDMDKIQGLITGADDYVTKPFNPLEVMARVRSLLRRAENSVQDQTPDVLDIGSLVINKDSHEVKTADGDLVNLTALEFGIFYLLASHPNRVFSADDIFERVWQQESVVSAKTVMVHVSHLRDKIEEATNGNQVIQTVWGVGYKIEVN; from the coding sequence ATGAAAATTTTAGTTGTCGACGATGATATTGAAATTGCTGAGTTACTTGAGATTTATCTTAAAAATGAAGGCTATGAGCCTGTTATGGCAAGTGATGGAAAAGAAGCCATTTCTAAGTTAAATACAAATCCAGATATTGCGCTTATGGTTTTGGATGTCATGATGCCAAATATGAATGGCTTAGAAGTTGTTAAAATTGTTCGAAAAGATAGTCGTATCCCGATATTAATGTTGTCAGCAAAATCTGGTGATATGGATAAAATTCAAGGCCTAATAACTGGTGCAGATGATTATGTTACCAAACCTTTTAACCCACTCGAAGTGATGGCACGTGTTCGGTCACTATTACGACGTGCAGAAAATTCAGTTCAGGATCAGACGCCAGATGTTTTGGACATCGGTTCGTTGGTTATTAATAAGGATAGCCATGAAGTTAAAACAGCTGATGGCGATTTAGTTAATTTAACAGCTTTAGAATTTGGTATTTTTTACTTACTGGCTTCTCATCCTAATCGTGTTTTTTCAGCTGATGATATTTTTGAACGTGTTTGGCAGCAAGAATCAGTTGTATCAGCTAAAACAGTGATGGTTCATGTTTCTCATTTGCGTGATAAAATTGAAGAAGCAACAAATGGTAATCAAGTGATTCAAACTGTTTGGGGCGTTGGTTACAAGATTGAAGTCAACTAA
- a CDS encoding Nramp family divalent metal transporter: MDNSKKTQDHHIVQDASDTLSLSDVNSSIETPKDGSFWRKLLAFSGPGALVAVGYMDPGNWVTSVAGGAQYRYVLLSIVLISSLMAMLLQYMAGKLGIVKQEDLAQATRDRTNKVSGFVLWIMTELALIATDIAEVIGGAIALHLLFGWSMIASVLTTAFDVILLLLLMKFGFRKIEAIVMTLIITILVIFAYLVVLSKPELVSMFGGYLPQLQTLNPHTPVGGSSSQLTLTLGIIGATVMPHNLYLHSSISQTRKVDRQDKAAIKEAVRFMTWDSNIQLTLAFVINSLLLILGAALFFGHADSVGAFGDMYRALGNSDIAGAVASPVLSTLFAVALLASGQNSTITGTLTGEIVMEGFLHLRIPMWLRRVITRGIALAPVIIITLMYGGAEAKLDDLMVSSQVFLAIALPFSMAPLVYFTSSKKIMGEFANPKWVAALGWISFIILTALNLLSIYQQLTGA; encoded by the coding sequence ATGGATAATTCTAAAAAAACACAAGATCATCACATTGTTCAAGATGCGAGTGATACTTTAAGTTTGAGCGATGTTAACAGCTCAATTGAAACGCCAAAGGATGGCTCTTTCTGGCGTAAATTATTGGCTTTTTCGGGCCCTGGCGCTTTAGTTGCTGTTGGGTATATGGATCCAGGTAACTGGGTGACATCTGTAGCTGGTGGTGCACAATATAGATATGTACTTTTATCAATCGTGCTTATCTCAAGTTTGATGGCTATGTTACTACAATATATGGCTGGGAAATTGGGTATTGTTAAGCAAGAAGATTTAGCTCAAGCCACCCGTGATCGAACTAATAAAGTTAGTGGATTTGTATTGTGGATCATGACAGAATTAGCTTTGATTGCCACTGATATTGCTGAAGTTATTGGTGGAGCCATTGCTTTGCATTTGTTGTTTGGCTGGTCAATGATTGCATCAGTTTTGACAACTGCTTTTGATGTTATTCTATTACTATTATTAATGAAGTTCGGATTCCGTAAGATTGAAGCGATTGTGATGACATTAATCATTACAATTCTGGTTATCTTTGCTTACCTAGTAGTTCTATCAAAGCCTGAACTAGTTTCGATGTTTGGTGGGTACTTACCACAATTACAAACATTGAATCCGCATACACCAGTTGGTGGATCATCTTCACAATTGACGTTAACACTTGGAATTATTGGTGCTACGGTTATGCCCCATAACTTGTATCTACATTCATCGATTTCTCAAACGCGTAAAGTCGATCGTCAAGATAAAGCAGCCATTAAAGAAGCTGTACGTTTTATGACATGGGATTCAAACATTCAATTAACATTGGCATTTGTTATTAATTCATTATTGTTAATTTTGGGTGCAGCATTGTTCTTTGGACATGCTGATTCTGTTGGTGCTTTTGGAGATATGTACCGTGCTTTGGGAAATAGTGATATTGCTGGAGCAGTTGCGTCACCAGTTCTTTCAACATTGTTTGCCGTTGCATTGTTAGCATCTGGTCAAAATTCAACTATTACTGGTACATTAACTGGTGAAATTGTCATGGAAGGTTTCTTACATTTACGTATCCCAATGTGGCTTCGTCGTGTTATTACGCGAGGTATAGCATTGGCGCCAGTTATCATAATTACGTTAATGTATGGTGGAGCTGAGGCGAAGCTAGATGATTTGATGGTCAGTTCTCAAGTGTTTTTAGCTATAGCATTACCATTTAGTATGGCACCTTTGGTCTACTTCACGTCTTCTAAAAAGATTATGGGTGAATTTGCTAATCCAAAATGGGTAGCAGCACTTGGCTGGATTTCGTTTATTATTTTGACTGCGTTAAACCTTTTGAGCATTTATCAACAATTAACAGGTGCATAA
- a CDS encoding ArsR/SmtB family transcription factor, with the protein MKKEIIIELEQIFKVLGNKQRLIILELLRDRPYTVSEIILRLGMEQSAVSHQLKVLREAKLVQTTRRGREILYCLSDSHILILLDNALKHVAHAFQHEDN; encoded by the coding sequence ATGAAAAAAGAAATAATCATTGAATTAGAACAAATTTTTAAAGTGTTAGGTAATAAACAGCGTTTAATAATTCTCGAATTATTACGAGATCGCCCTTATACTGTATCGGAAATCATTTTGCGTTTAGGCATGGAACAATCTGCCGTTTCACATCAATTAAAAGTATTACGTGAGGCAAAACTTGTTCAGACGACCAGAAGAGGACGTGAAATTTTGTATTGTTTAAGTGACTCTCATATCTTGATATTATTAGATAACGCATTAAAGCATGTGGCACACGCTTTTCAACACGAAGACAATTAG
- a CDS encoding universal stress protein → MSELNLNIEPMQFKNIVVGVDESQQGYFALANAIHQAHEDDAKLIIASVLEMGDLSTIDALHLDVIKEKRAEVEANLAKYKAYAESKGITNVTTIFADGAKAGEALLQEVVPKVDADLIIVGAHSRDGFWDSLGSQAAYIARHAKISSMVARSSK, encoded by the coding sequence ATGAGTGAATTGAATTTAAACATTGAACCAATGCAATTTAAGAATATTGTTGTTGGTGTGGACGAATCGCAACAAGGATACTTTGCTTTGGCAAACGCGATACATCAAGCACATGAAGACGATGCAAAGCTAATCATTGCTTCTGTTTTGGAAATGGGAGATTTATCTACAATTGATGCCTTACATTTAGATGTTATTAAAGAAAAGCGTGCTGAAGTTGAAGCCAATCTGGCTAAATACAAGGCTTACGCAGAGTCAAAAGGTATTACAAATGTTACAACAATTTTTGCTGATGGTGCCAAGGCGGGTGAAGCATTATTACAAGAAGTTGTCCCAAAAGTTGATGCTGATTTAATCATTGTTGGCGCACATTCACGTGATGGTTTCTGGGATTCATTGGGATCACAAGCAGCATATATTGCACGTCATGCTAAGATTTCATCGATGGTTGCTCGTAGCAGTAAATAA
- a CDS encoding sensor histidine kinase — translation MKNFALFLKHNRTKIYYAVVTFLLLLLFSWSIIAGITELQLYRQLTPIMSQWLLILLFIVGSTTILIWQYVRWRQAESLNHFIHDMKRIARENSDSMIEWHASYAPKTQALIDASNQIAKNTRQIREEERESERSKDEMITNISHDLRTPLTAIIGYLGLVEMNADTLSSAEKAKYIHTAYDRSNQMKVLVEDLFAFSQTQAHDAVLNISTLSLGDLFAQLIASYEIEAQEKHIELTQITNPEIIMLEADSDKLARVLMNLITNAMKYGKRETFIKLTAQVKKTDVEIRVINDGVKIPNKDIVDIFGRFYRVESSRNSKTGGTGLGLAIVKGIIEQHQGSVSASSDDELTSFIVTIPLKQH, via the coding sequence ATGAAAAATTTTGCGTTGTTTCTTAAGCACAATCGCACAAAAATTTATTATGCGGTAGTGACATTTTTGTTACTACTGCTTTTTAGTTGGTCTATCATAGCAGGAATCACTGAGTTACAATTATATCGCCAATTAACGCCGATCATGAGTCAATGGCTGTTGATACTACTGTTTATCGTTGGCAGTACAACGATTCTCATTTGGCAGTATGTTCGATGGCGACAAGCGGAAAGTTTAAACCATTTCATTCATGATATGAAGCGTATAGCACGTGAAAATTCTGATAGTATGATTGAATGGCATGCTTCATATGCACCTAAAACGCAAGCTTTAATTGACGCGTCAAATCAAATTGCTAAAAATACGCGCCAAATTCGTGAAGAAGAACGTGAAAGTGAACGATCAAAAGATGAAATGATTACTAATATTTCCCATGATCTAAGAACGCCTTTAACTGCTATTATTGGTTACCTTGGATTAGTTGAAATGAATGCTGATACATTAAGTTCAGCAGAAAAAGCGAAATATATTCATACAGCATATGATAGATCTAATCAAATGAAGGTTTTAGTCGAAGATTTATTTGCCTTCTCGCAAACACAGGCACATGATGCAGTGCTTAATATCTCAACATTAAGTCTCGGTGATTTATTTGCTCAGTTAATTGCAAGTTATGAAATTGAGGCACAAGAAAAGCACATTGAACTAACACAAATTACGAATCCAGAAATAATTATGTTGGAAGCTGACTCAGATAAATTAGCTAGAGTTTTAATGAATTTAATTACCAATGCAATGAAATATGGTAAAAGAGAGACTTTTATAAAGTTGACTGCACAAGTCAAGAAAACAGATGTTGAAATTCGTGTTATTAATGACGGTGTTAAAATTCCAAATAAAGACATTGTCGATATTTTTGGGCGATTTTATCGTGTTGAAAGCTCACGTAATAGTAAAACAGGTGGTACGGGATTGGGACTGGCAATTGTGAAGGGAATTATTGAGCAACATCAGGGGTCAGTATCTGCGTCATCAGATGATGAATTAACATCATTTATCGTGACAATACCGCTAAAGCAACATTAG
- a CDS encoding cation diffusion facilitator family transporter, which produces MTQMKMKQTPYIIGISLNLIFVLTELLFSQLAHSTALFADAFHNLSDVLALVIAWLAVVVFGLKATKKHTYGWHNLSILASLFNTFLLIGAVLIIFYEGISDLIDPPTVATNGKTVMIVAAIGIGINFFTAMLFKASGAPDEHGHHHEQDLNSKTAYIHLLADAGVSVGVIAGGLLIQLTKWPMIDAIISMIIGVIIIVTSWSVMASTFNLAINGVPDKVDADGILEYLNTNKNIVQLHDLHIWPLSTTEAALTVHLSVIEGVETQKILDDVSQVLRQNFNINHVTIQIETSISSQPCNLI; this is translated from the coding sequence ATGACGCAAATGAAAATGAAACAAACACCATATATTATTGGTATCTCTTTAAACTTAATTTTTGTGCTGACGGAGTTGTTATTTTCGCAGTTGGCGCATTCGACAGCTTTATTTGCTGATGCATTTCATAATTTGAGTGATGTATTAGCACTTGTTATTGCTTGGTTAGCTGTTGTTGTATTTGGTCTAAAAGCCACCAAAAAACATACTTACGGTTGGCATAACTTATCAATACTAGCTAGCCTTTTTAACACATTTCTATTGATAGGCGCCGTGCTTATTATTTTTTATGAAGGTATTTCTGACTTAATTGATCCGCCAACAGTAGCTACAAATGGTAAGACTGTGATGATTGTTGCTGCTATTGGTATCGGAATTAATTTTTTTACTGCTATGCTTTTTAAAGCAAGTGGGGCACCAGATGAACATGGTCATCATCATGAACAAGATCTTAATTCTAAAACAGCATATATTCATTTATTAGCAGATGCAGGAGTGTCTGTTGGTGTTATTGCCGGTGGTCTATTAATTCAGCTCACTAAATGGCCAATGATTGATGCAATTATTTCCATGATTATTGGGGTTATTATTATCGTTACCTCTTGGTCAGTTATGGCATCGACATTTAATTTGGCAATTAATGGTGTACCAGATAAAGTTGATGCGGATGGTATTTTAGAGTATTTAAACACTAATAAAAATATTGTGCAATTGCATGATTTACATATTTGGCCACTGTCAACGACAGAAGCAGCTTTAACGGTTCATTTATCTGTTATAGAGGGTGTTGAAACACAAAAAATACTTGATGATGTATCACAAGTATTACGTCAAAATTTTAATATCAACCATGTTACCATTCAAATTGAAACATCTATTTCCTCACAACCATGTAATTTAATTTAA